The following nucleotide sequence is from Corylus avellana chromosome ca7, CavTom2PMs-1.0.
CGTAAAGTTGTATATGAGACACATTACTTAAAGGGCTATTAAGTTTTTTATCGGAACATAGAGCAAGGAACAAACAAGGTTAATTAGACAATCACAAGTACcacttttgataatttttaaaacatgtgaAGTTATTTGAAAATTGTCCAAAGCACACAAGCTAACAAGGTATTTAATCCTTAAATTTAAGATCAAAAAGAAACTTTGACATTGTTAAAATTAGTCTCTATACTATTTATGTGGATTTattgtaacatttttcaatctACAAATCATCTTATGAATGTGTATGGTGGGactctatttatatatattaatggagTGACAACCGACAACCCATAATAAtttattgtattatttattattccaATTTATGTATTAACTAAACTTAAAAACCCGATGCTAATTGTTTGATATAAATGCTTACAATGAATTCTCTGCTCGTACTATTGTTTGACatttatcaattgttttatttgctTGACAAATTTGTTAGGAGCACGTGTCTTTTAAAAGCACTTGCCATGAACTTAATGGTTTACCATCTGTAGCcttttaatctattttcctCAGCAAAAATGTACGGGAAATAAATGTTAGAATACAAATAAGCATTTCTTAATGTTGAATGATGCGAGGGGTTTGGTGTTTTTGACGTGGGGGGTAATGACAGCGGGGAGCTTTGATCGTTGTTGAAATCTAGTATCTTTGGAAAATTTGAGGAATTTATTTAGAATGACAAAGAGAtggtttaaatttgaagcaaatTGGACAACACATGAAAGATTGTAATGAGGTGATCAAGTCAGATTAGGgtaacttatttttaaaaatattttttttaattagattaaaaattattattttaatgtgaaGTACGCTGCAAATTTGGCCAAAAAATCCATTTCAAATTCACAATAAACTTACTTAaggaaactaaaaaaaataaaacaaaaaagagagaaatctAAAGAATTTGCTTGGATTCATAGATTTATcgtttggggttttttttttaaattattattattataataaacaCGCTTACAAATTAACGTGTCAATTCGCACTCTATGAAAATGAGTATCACGTAGATTATTATATTACCATTCATAACTTAGTAATTGGCATGATAAGTTTTACATAAAttatcacattaatttataaacttGACAAGTGTCATGTGTACCATTACATAACTTAATGCGTTTTAGTAACTAACTTAATAAATACCAAGAAATTTCACGcttaaatttgtaataaaaatttgtaTCGATGCTCTTCTGGGAATATAGAAACCAACTCCATAGgataagatttatttatttatttattattattattattatttaaaagaaaagaaaaaaaaatagtaaaatactgTATAGGATAAGGTACTGATCGGCTCCATGCCAAGAATTACGAAAACCATGTGATGCACAAAATGACAATGCTACCCTTATTAGCTTAATCCGCGGCCGAATTATGTTAACTTGGCGCATACACCGGTTAATGCGTTGGGTAACTTAGGATTAAGAAAAAGTAGGCAAAGTCGTAGTTTCAAGTAAAGTGGAGGGGCAAATTCCATTTCTGCAATCAGTTACAGAGCTCTGGTTGaggttttaagttttaaccTCCCCGTTTTCATCCGTacaaattacaaatcacaaccCCACGCGCCTCGTTAGATACCGCAACGACACCGCCCACTGAAAACTCCTCTCTGGTGTCTGACACTTTCGCATTATCGCTGTAAAAATTAAAGAACAGTGCCTGTCGGAAACAACGGCGGTTAGAAACCTGACAAATTCTCAGACCACATagtacactacaaaaaaaaacctctctctcttctctctcccatCTCTGTGTGCAGAATCTTCGCAAAGGAAATCCGcagacagttttttttttttttttttttttttatcttttccctCTTTAGCTCTTTCAAAAACCCATCAATTCAATCCcagctctttttctttttctggtttaATAAGTTtgataaaagaagaagaatatcaAATCCGTGGAAAGGGTAATTGGGTGCGGTGGGGGGAGTGTGGGACCCGTGGGTAATCAGagcaagagttttttttttttgagagagagagaggagagaagacTTCAACGTCACGACAGTGAGGGGATAGTAAAAGACAGCTAGCAATGAAGGAGGAGGCTCACCTAACGTTACAATCACACTCTCCCTTCTCCATCCCTTTTTAGCCTTTCTcactctcctctctctcctttcaaacctctctccctctctctctccctctgaaGGTACTCTCTCACTCACCCTTAAAAACTCTCAATAGTTTTGCAGTTTATAATGGAGGAATAGGAATAGGGTTTTCTGAAGCCTAGAGGTTGTagcttttggtttctttcttttggggGAGTTTTTCCTGGTTCTCTGCTTCTTCGGCCATTGGAAGTATTGAAAGGGCGGGAGTTCATTTTAGGTTCTAATTGCTCAGGTTTGGCTCTGCATTTTTGACTGTCGGTGGCGTTTTCCTTTCGGGTTTTGAGTGTCGGCAGGGGTCGAGTTTCGGGGTTTTGCCATGATTTCGCtgcttggttgctgagaaaccGGAAGGACAGAAAAATGAAAcgggattttaaaatttaggacaTTTACTGTATGCTGTCTTGGTTCAGAAAATTGTGTGAACAACCTAGtgaataacaaatttaaaaaccTCCCATAATTCAACTCATTTCGCTTTCTTCAACCCGGTTTTCCCGGCAACCAAACAGTACACAAGAGAGCAAATACTGCTTCtcctttttcaaattattttgtgGGAAATTCGGGAACGCTTACTCCGTTCTTTTTACGAATTAAACACACTCTATAGATTTTGGGTCCTATCTTTACTCACAATGACCTCGTTTACCGTTTCTGCAGGATTTGATTTAGAATTCCTTGAATTCCTCTTCAGTTACTACTGTGAAAATCCCTGCACCGACGGTTTCAAACCCCAATTTCTCAGCCTCGCTGAAAAAAGCTAGCTCGTTGTTGAGTACCCTTTTGGTCAGAAACTCACAAGGTTAgctcttcattttcattttctgtaCAGAAATTATTCCTTTCCTCCAATAagtctttacttttttttattttcattttggacGCAACAATTCCTTCCTTGGAAACCACAACCCAATTTGCAAATTGCACTGCTAATATACGGGACCAGCTGGCCTTACCTTAAAGTTGAAAGCTCCATTTCGGCTttgattattataattataattattttttttttttataagagtgaaatttgaaatttaaacgGACAAAATACTTGCTAACATGCGCCACACGGCTCATGGGTTGGCCTCATAATTGACACATTGTCAAGAAAtcccaaaaaggaaaagaccCTTCATTTCCTTTTAATTAACTCATTTAGTACAATTCCTCGAACCTCAGAACTAATTTCCCCTCATTTGccattctctcttttctcagGAAAACTTTGGCACAATGATCGGACCGAACTTCATTGACGAGATAGACTGCGGCAGCTTCTTTGACCACATCGACGACCTGCTGGATTTCCCGACCGGCGAGGACGACGTGGAGGCCGCGCTGGGCAGCGCCGACTGCAACGCGTTCCCGACCCTCTGGTCGAGTCAGTCCGAGTCGCTGCCCGGCACCGAGTCGGTCTTCTCGGCCGGAAACAGCGCGTCGGACCTCTCCGCGGAGCTCTCTGTTCCGGtgagttttctttcttttatttgtcttGGTTGGCTCtctgaaaaaaaattgaaatttcaaattttgtcgCTGACGTCATAAGTAGTAATAACTTTTGGAAGTAAATGGTTGAGATTTTAGACAAATTTAAAGTGCCAGCCTGGCCGACCGCGTGACGTTGTTGTACGCTAGTTCCATGCCACTGGTGGGGCGAGTATAATGGTTGTCCTGTAGCATGTCCACCGTTAGGTAGAAAATGGTGAGAGGAATTCAAAACCTTCTAGAGAGCAAGGGTGTTTTCGTCGTTTCCAGGTGCAATTAGGGGTCTCAATGGtaaattcattttgaaaatCCATGTCGGTGGCAAGGTGACATGTCATGGCCTCCTTCATCGATTAGACCGTTTAATAATCGGGCGCCATTAATGGACGTCACGTGATTTGTCGTATGATTTTAACTTTGAAAAagtaataacaataattataattttaaaacaaaagtcaATTATGATGATAATGTTTTGCAAAGTTGTGTGGTTTTGTTAATGTGTCAACTTGGATGCTTGGAATTTGAATAGGAGAGAGTATATGATTATGTatggaaggtgaaataaatttgataatttttttttttaccgaatGACCTGATTCTTCTACTAGCTATATTATACTTGTTATATTATTATGTggaaaatgttgattttttgaattaataCATTCTCAAGTGGGATTCTTTGTGTAATTCCAAAGAATAATAACTACTATTTTGTCTGTGTTAAATCACAAGTAGTCCCGAAAGTTTAAGTTTATCTGAGGGCTTCTATTTTAGTacgatgaatttaatcatttaattaataagcATATTTTTTGCGTTAACCTTGTGTTAGCCTTAGGAAAATATAACCAAAAGATAGATTTTGTTGGATGAATGTGGAACATGGACCTTTCATCTAATTCTGTTTTTGGGTGTTCTTTCTTACTGTAGTATGAAGACATTGTTCAGCTGGAATGGCTATCAAACTTTGTTGAGGATTCCTTCTCTGGAGGAAGCCTTACCATGAAGAAAGAGGAGTCTGCAAACAATAAGGAATCATCCCACCACCAATTCCAGACTTCCAGCCCGGTCTCTGTCCTCGAGAGCAGCAGCTCCTGCTCAGTCGAGAAGAGTGTACCGCGCAGCCCGGAAACCATCACCCCTGGAAGGCGTGGACGTGCTCGCAGCAAGCGTCCTCGCCCGGCAACCTTTAATCCGCGCCCGGCAATTCAACTTATTTCCCCCACTTCCTCCTCTGTCACCGAGGCCCCTCAGCTATTCCTTGCGCCAAAAGTTTCTTCAGATTCAGAGAATTTTGCGGAGTCTCGTCTGACTATCAAGATTCCAAAACAACAAGGCACTGCAGagcacaagaagaaaaagaaaatcaaattgacaGTTTCACCAGGCCCCGTGGAGATGAATCAAAATCCGCCATCCCAAGCGGTCAGGAAATGCATGCATTGTGAGATAACCAAGACTCCCCAATGGCGGGCAGGCCCATTGGGGCCAAAAACACTTTGCAATGCATGTGGCGTTCGCTACAAGTCAGGCCGGCTCTTCCCTGAATACCGGCCTGCAGCAAGCCCAACATTTGTTCCATCCTTGCACTCGAATTCCCATAAGAAGGTCATTGAAATGAGAAACAAGACTGGTGAGAGGCCAGCTATAGCTGAGACAGCACCAACCATGACTGCCTCGCCGGAGCTCATTCCAAATGCAAATAGCAGCCTTGGGCTGGATTACATTTAGGGAGGATGAGAGAGATGTGTTCCTTGTCGGAACCTTTTCTCTTCACTGCCTCCTTTACCTCTCTTATGTTATTTCTCTGTTATTTCATCATTTCTTTTGTTCATTGCTTATTTTGTACAGGGATGGAATGGGGGGGCAATAGGAGAAATAGATGACCATATTTTAGCTTGTAGAGGAGGATTGAAATGACAGAATTGAAAAATGGGTAGAAAAAGATGCAAGTTTTAAGGGTAGAGTTTAGGTTAAGTGATGGTTAGTAGGTCCTTAAAAGGTAAGTAGGTGTGAGAGTCTGTGTTGTCTCTTAGTTtgcattcttttctttctgttccTTTTCATGGGAATTCTTTTTGCAGTTCATTTGTAGTAGAAAATTCTGAGATGAGTAATGGAATTTGAGATTTGTTATGCTTCACCAAATTCTGTATTTTCTccttgtttcttcttttcccacTTCTTTTGTTCCTATACATGAAACGACATGTCGCAGAGACGCAAAATGGACTATTCTTATCCACTCTTTTGCACATTATCACTAGCTTCGTTATTATTGAACCCTTGAGAAATATGTTGGGATACCATTTAAGTCTATGAGTTTTGTTTAATAATgtcttaatattatattaaccaCCCATTCTTGTAACCAGTATCTCATACAGACTGAATTACCTTATATTCTTACAGGTGAATATTCCAATAGGATTTAATAAACAATTTGGATGAACttctttttgttactttttgGATTAAACCAAGATATGTCTTTGATATTGGTGGTAAGTGTATTGCTTTTTGAAGTAAACTTTGCTTAAAGTCAGGCtgaaaaagcaagaaaaggagTTTAGTTTTTATCCCCACCTCTTTCTTTACAGCTTCAGATTCTTTATTTAGATCCTTACCTTCTTGCcgttgtttttgctttttccttGGTCTCCAATGAAGCCTGTGCTCTACTTCAATGCCACAGCTTGTCAACATAGTGGAAGGATCTGATTGGCAATTTGTTAGTGCTTTTCTATTACTTTTAGGCCTAATTGGTCTTCTGCTTTGGTTGGCTATACTTTTATTGGTTTTTGAAGCTAAAATGGAGTACAGTTTGACTCCAAAAGGACAAGTACAATGTTCTTGTGCACATGGCGGGAGTACTTTGCTGTTCTGATCTGGTATTTTTGCACATTGCAAGAAAATGGTTTCAGTCACCATCAATGAAAATGATATAGATGGTGAGAACTTCCATCAATGATGGGTATTGATAAGGCCACTCACATgggatatttatttatttatttttttcaagtaagagagaaacagaaaaacaacaagcTTTAGAGGGATCTAAAAAATTTGCACTTCTGCAAATCTTTTTAGCTTTCTAGGAAGAGTTCGGAAGGGTGAGGAGAACGTCAGAGATAATGAGATGGCGAGTGGCACATGTATCTCAGACATTCTTCAAATAATATTGCATATGAGACTCAATTTGGGACATAAAATCTCTTCCTGGTCCTCTTAGTTTGCCTT
It contains:
- the LOC132187661 gene encoding GATA transcription factor 8, with product MIGPNFIDEIDCGSFFDHIDDLLDFPTGEDDVEAALGSADCNAFPTLWSSQSESLPGTESVFSAGNSASDLSAELSVPYEDIVQLEWLSNFVEDSFSGGSLTMKKEESANNKESSHHQFQTSSPVSVLESSSSCSVEKSVPRSPETITPGRRGRARSKRPRPATFNPRPAIQLISPTSSSVTEAPQLFLAPKVSSDSENFAESRLTIKIPKQQGTAEHKKKKKIKLTVSPGPVEMNQNPPSQAVRKCMHCEITKTPQWRAGPLGPKTLCNACGVRYKSGRLFPEYRPAASPTFVPSLHSNSHKKVIEMRNKTGERPAIAETAPTMTASPELIPNANSSLGLDYI